CCGCCCGTGCCGACGATGTCCGCCACGCGCCCGGCCACGTCGAACCGGCGGGCGTGGTGCAGCATCATCGTGGCCAGGCCGTCCACCTCCTCGGGCGTCTCGCCCTTGGCGCGCAGCGCGACCAGGAACGCGCCCACCTGCGCGGGCGTCGCGGCACCGGTCATGACCTGGTCCATCGCCCACGCCGTGTCCTCGTCGGACAGGTCGGCGCGGTCGATGAGCCGGTTGAGCAGTAACGGCCAGCTGCGCTCCACCGCGGTCATCCGCGCACGACCGGCAGGGCCGTCGACCGCAGCACCTCGGCCACCGTCTCGGCCGCGGCCAGCGGGTCGAGCGGGTGCACCAGCACCGCGTCCGCCTGCGACCACGTCGCCAGCCACCGGTCGTCCTTGCGCCGGACCGCCACCACGACCGGGGGGCAGTCGGTGATCTCGTTCTTCAGCTGCCGGGACAGCCCCATGCCGCCGGTGGGCTGCGCCTCGCCGTCCAGGATGGCCAGGTCGACGCCGCCCCTGTCCATCTCGTAGAGCACGTCGGCGATGGTCCCGACCTCGACGTAGTCGACCCGGCCCAGGTCCGGCGCGGGGCGGCGCCCCACCGCGGTGATGATCGTCTCACGCACCTCGGGGCGGTGGCTGAACACCAGGATCCTGGTCGTCTGCGTGCTCATGTGCGCGTCCTCCGGCGGGTCGGGTGCCAGGTGACGCAGATGTTATCCGGCTAACCCGGTGTGACCTGAAGCGCATCCCACCCGATCCAGTCGCCGCCCAGCCGCTGGGCCAGCCCGGCCATCCGCGCGCGCTCCTGCGCGCAGTGCAGTGCGTCCAGCTTCTGCACCCGCAGGGCGTGCACGCGGTCGCCCCCGCGCAGCTCCCAGCCGTCCGGCGCGAGCAGTTCGCGGGCGCGTTCGACCTGGTCAGGGGGTAGTTCGAGGTGGTGGCGCAGCACCGCGGGCTCCTCGGCGCGCCACCGCGGCGACCGGGCCAGCGCCGCCGAGTCCGCCTCCGCGAGGTCGAACGCCTCCACGACCACCACCAGTCCGGGTGAATCGATCCGCAGTGGCGGTTCGCCCCCGCCGCGGAGGCGATCGCGCAACCGGCCCAGCAACCCCATGACCACCTCACCGCGTGTGTGACCCAGATGACCTGCGCACCCGCCCCGGACCCGATGGGCGGAGCGAAAACCTGCAAGCAATAATGCGTCGTGTGACAACGGCAGCGCCCTCAATCGGCCAGCGCGTGCACTCGCTGAACCGCCCGAACATGGTCAGCGTCGGCACCATCGTCTGGCTGTCCAGTGAGCTCATGTTCTTCGCGGGGCTCTTCGCCATGTTCTTCACGGTGAAGGCCCAGAACGAGGGGCACTGGCCCCCGGAGCCGACCGAGCTGAACGTGCCCTACGCACTGTTCTTCACGGTCATCCTGGTGGCTTCGTCGTTCACCTGCCAGTGGGGCGTGTTCGCCGCCGAGCGCGGTGACGTGTTCGGGCTGCGCCGCTGGTACCTGCTGACGCTGATCATGGGCGCGATCTTCGTGGCCGGCCAGGCGGGCGAGTACGTGAACCTCGTTCACGAGGGGACCACGATCCCGGGGTCCGCCTACGGCACCGTGTTCTACCTGACGACCGGCTTCCACGGCCTGCACGTGATCGGTGGTCTGATCGCGTTCGGCTACCTGCTGGTCCGCACGAAGCTGAGCAAGTTCACGCCCGCGCAGGCGACCTCCGCGATCGTCGTGTCCTACTACTGGCACTTCGTCGACGTCGTCTGGATCGGCTTGTTCGCCGTCATCTACATCGTGCCCTGACCAGCAAGAACCCCGAACTCACACCAGCAAGGGTTGCCGCACACATGACCACCAACACCACACGGGCCCGGAAGCGCGGCACCAAGCTGCGCAGGCGGATCTCGGGCCTGCTCGCGCTGGGCTTCGCGCTGCTGGCCGCGGGCTTCCTGTTCAGCGCCCTGGCGCCGCAGCCGCAGACCGCGCAGGCGCAGGACGACCCGGCGCAGGTGCGGCTGGGCGAGCAGCTCTACAACAACACCTGCATCAGCTGCCACGGCAAGAACCTCGAAGGCGTCGAGGACCGCGGCCCCAGCCTGATCGGCGTGGGCGAGGCCGCCGTGTACTTCCAGGTCTCCTCCGGCCGCATGCCGCTGGCGCGGCAGGAGGCCCAGGGCCAGCGCAAGCCCTCGAAGTTCACCGCCGAGGAGGTGGACGCGATCGGCGCGTTCATCCAGTCCCGCGGCGGCGGCCCGCAGACGCCCGAGGAGAGCGGCGCGGCGCTGCGCGGCGAGGACCCGGCCCGCGGCGGCGAGCTGTTCCGGCTGAACTGCGCGGCGTGCCACAACTTCACCGGTCGCGGCGGGGCGCTGTCGTCCGGCAAGTTCGCGCCCGAGCTGGAGGGCGTGACCGAGGAGCAGATCTACACCGCGATGCTCACGGGCCCGCAGAACATGCCGAAGTTCTCCGACCGGCAGCTCACGCCGGAGGAGAAGCAGGACATCATCGCTTACATCAAGTCGGTGTCCGACGGGAACAACAACCCCGGCGGCGCCCCCCTCGGCGGCCTCGGGCCGGTATCGGAGGGTCTGATCGCGTTCATCGTGGGTATCGCCGCCCTGATCGGCGTGACCCTCTGGATCGGAGCCAAGGCATGAGCGGCGAGAAGCCGACCAACCTGCCCAGCGAGGCGGAACTCGCCGGGATGAGCAGGGACGAGCTGGTCAAGCTCGGCACCAACCTGGACGGCGTGGAGCTCGTCCACTACGAGGAGCGGTGGCCGGTCAAGGGCACCCGCGCCGAGAAGCGCGCCGAGCGCCTCGTCGCCCTGTGGTTCCTGATCTCGGCGCTGTCGGGCCTGGCGTTCCTGGTCGCCTTCCTGTGGTGGCCGTGGAAGTACGAGACCCCGCGCACCGACGCGCACTTCCTGTACAGCCTGTACACGCCGGTCATCGGCCTGACCCTCGGCCTGGCCGTGGTGGCCCTGGGCGTGGGCGCGCTGCTGTACACGAAGAAGTTCATCCCGGAGGAGCTGGCCGTCCAGCAGCGCCACGACGGCGGCTCGGCGGAGATCGACAAGGCCACCGTGGTGGCCGAGCTCGCCGACGCGGGCACGCGCAGCACCATCGCCCGCCGCTCGCTGATCAAGCGCACCGCGGGCCTGGGCGCCGGCGTGTTCGGCCTGGGCGTGCTGGTCCTGCCGCTGGGCAGCCTCGTGCGCGACCCGTGGAAGAACAGCGACTCCAAGGACTCGCTGTGGCACACCGGCTGGAAGTCGGAGAACGGCGAGAAGGTCTACCTGCGCAACTACACCGGTGACCCGCACGAGGTCGTGCTGGTGCGCCCGGAGGACGTGGAGGCGGGCGGCTACCTGACCGTGTTCCCGTTCCGGGAGTCCGAGCGGGACGACGAGCACGCCCTCGTCGCCGCGACCAAGCGGGTCGACAACCCGGTCCTGCTCCTGCGCTTCCGCCCCGGCCAGCAGATCGTGAAGCGGGCCGGCCAGGAGGACTTCAACTACGGCGACCTGTACGCCTATTCCAAGATCTGCACCCACCTCGGGTGCCCGGCGTCGCTCTACGAGCAGCAGACCGGTCTGCTGCTGTGCCCCTGCCACCAGTCGCAGTTCGACGTCTTCCACTACGGCAAGCCGCGCTTCGGCCCGGCGACCCGCGCCCTGCCTCAGCTTCCGATCACGGTGGACGAGGACGGATACTTGATTGCCCGCAGCGACTTCATCGAGGCTGTGGGTCCGGCGTTCTGGGAGCGTAAGTCATGAGCGGCATCACCACGCCGACCAAGCGGCAAGGGGCGGCTGCCCGTGCGGCCGGCGGTGCCGCGAAGTGGGCCGACGACCGGTTCCACATGGCCGGCGGCATGCGCAAGCAGCTGAACAAGGTCTTCCCGACCCACTGGTCGTTCCTGCTCGGCGAGGTCGCGCTCTACAGCTTCATCATCCTGCTGCTGTCGGGCACGTACCTGGCGCTGTTCTTCGACCCCTCCATGGAGGAGGTCATCTACGACGGGACGTTCCAGAACCTCCAGGGCATCCCGATGTCCCGGGCGTACGAGTCGGCGCTGCAGATCTCGTTCGACGTGCGCGGCGGCCTGTTCGTGCGGCAGGTCCACCACTGGGCGGCGCTGCTGTTCATGGGCGCGATCGTCGTGCACATGTTCCGGATCTTCTTCACGGGCGCCTTCCGGCGGCCGCGCGAGATCAACTGGGTCATCGGCATCGTGCTGTTCATGCTCGGCGCGATCGAGGGCTTCCTCGGCTACTCGCTGCCCGACGACCTGCTGTCCGGCACCGGCCTGCGGGTGATGGCGGGCCTGCTGCTGTCGTTCCCGGTGGTCGGCACCTGGATCAACTGGCTGGCCTTCGGCGGCGAGTTCCCCGGCACGGAGATCATCCCGCGGTTCTACACGCTGCACATCCTGGTCATCCCGGCCATCATCCTGGCGCTGGTCGCGGCGCACCTGGCGCTGGTCTGGTACCAGAAGCACACGCAGTTCCCGGGCGTGGGCCGCAAGGAGACCAACGTCGTCGGCGTGCGCATCATGCCGGTGTTCGCGGCCAAGGGCGGCGGCTTCTTCGCCATCGTCGTCGGCATCACGGCCATCATGGGCGGCGTCTTCCAGATCAACCCGATCTGGAACTTCGGCCCGTACAGCGCGGCCCAGGTGTCGGCGGGCTCCCAGCCCGACTGGTACATGGGCTGGACGGACGGCCTGGTCCGCATCTGGCCCGCGTGGGAGCTCTACCTGGGCAACTACACGGTGCCGGAGCCGTTCCTGCCGTTCATGCTGGGCCTGCCGCTGCTGACCGGCGTCGCGGCGGTCTACCCGTGGATCGAGCGGAAGCTGACCAAGGACTACGCGCACCACAACCTGCTCCAGCGGCCGCGCGACGTGCCGGTCCGCACCTCGCTGGGCGTGATGGCGATCACGTACTTCATGGTGCTGCTGGTGATGGGCGCGAACGACATCTTCGCGTACAAGTTCGACGTCTCGTTGAACGCGACGACGTGGATGGGCCGGATCGGCCTGCTGGTCCTGCCGCCGCTGGCGTACTTCGCCACCTACCGGCTGTGCATCGGCCTCCAGCGGGCCGACCGCGAGGTGCTGGAGCACGGCGTGGAGACCGGCATCATCAAGCGGCTGCCGCACGGCGAGTTCATCGAGGTCCACCAGCCGCTGGGCCCGGTGGACGACCACGGCCACCCGCTGCCGCTGGAGTACCAGGCCGCGCCGGTGCCGAAGAAGATGAACAAGCTGGGGTCGGCCGGGCACCCGGTGCCGGGCAGCTTCCTGACCCCGGACCCGCCGGAGGAGACCGCGGCGCTGGCCCGCGCCCGCGCCGAGCGCGGCGTCTCGGCGAACGACTCGCTGACCGGCGAGAACGCCACCGCGGGCGAACTAGCCGGCAAGCCGGCCCAGCCCGAAGACTGACCAAGCCCAACGCGAAGGGCCCGGCACCTGGTGGTGCCGGGCCCTCGCACATCCCGCGTGTCCTCCAGTCCGACCCCGCGTGTCCTCCACTCGGACACCGCGAGTCGACCCTTCGGGACCGTCGTGTCGAACCTCCAGGACCCCCGAGTTCTACGTTCAGGACCCCTGGCCGGGGCGCGAATGTGGAACTCGGGGGTCCTGAGCGTTCGACACGACGGGTCTGAGTGTTCGACTCGCGGTGTCTGGGTGGAGGACACGCGGTGTCCGGGTGGAGGACACGCGCGGGGGTCAGGAGTCTTCGAGGCCGATGGCGAAGGCGGCGTCGGTGTCGCGCTTGGCGTAGGAGCGGAACGAGATGTGGGTGTCCGTGTTGAGCACGCCGGGCACCTTGGAGATGCGGCCGGGCACCAGGTCGGCCAGGTCCTCGTGCTTGGCGACCTTCACCAGGGCGATCAGGTCGACGTCGCCCGCGCACGAGTAGACCTCGGTGACGCCCTCGATGTCGGCGATCGCCTGCGCCGCGTCCGGGATGGTGTCGGCGGCGGCCTGGATCAGCACGATCGCGGTGATCACAGCGGTCCTCCTGCAAGTCGGGGTCTCGACCGCCCACATGCTAGTGGCCGGCGTCCCGGTACTGGTCGCGACCGGCGTCGGCGCGCGCCACCCACCCGCGCCACGACCCGGCGCCGCCCGCCGGCGAGGCCCACGGGGTGTCGCAGCGCACCAGGCGGGTGCCGGGCCGCTCCAGCCAGCGCAGCACCACGCCCACCTCCTCGGCGGGTGCGCCGAGCAGCGGCCCCTCGCCCGGCACGACGGTCTCCGCCCCGGCCACCAGCGACTCCACCACGGGCATCGGCGGCACGCCCCGCCGCGCCACCCCCGCCGAGGCCAGCCGCCCGTGCCGGACCACCGCGAACTCCCACCCGCCCGAGCCGTCGGGCCGGGCGGCCACCAGCTCCGGCAGGGCGGCGAGCGCGGCCAGCCGCTGCGCCCGGTCCAGCGCCCGCACCAGGGCCGACACCCGGTCCCGGCGGGCGGCGGCGTCCTCGAACCGGTGCGCCTGCGCCAGGGCGTCCAACTGGGCCGCCAGGGCGTCCAGCGGTGCCGTGTCGACGCCCGCGACGAGCCGCCGGAACGCGTCGGCGGCGGGCGCGTAGTCGGCCGCCGACTGCAGCCCCGCGCACGGCGCCTTGCACCGTCCCAGCTCGTAGAGGGCGCACGGCGTGCCCGAGGGCTTGCGCGCCGGGATGCGCTGGGCGCACGCCCGCAGCGGCACGGCGTCCTGGAGCGTCTCCGCGGCGGCCTCGGCCAGGCGCCGCGACCGGAACGGCCCCAGCGCACCCGCGCGCGGCGCCCGGACCACCGACAGCCGCGGGAACGCCTCGTCGGTCAGCACCAGCCACCACGCGCCGCCCGGGTTCTTGGAGCGCCGGTTGTAGGCGGGCCTGTGCGCGCTGATCAGCCGCAGCTCCCGCACCTCGGCCTCCAGCGGGTGGGCGCACTCGACCGCGTCCACCCGCACGGCCAGCGCCACCATCTCCCGCAACCGCTTGCGGCCCTCGCTCGCGGTGAAGTACTGCCGCACCCGCCTGCGCAGGTCGGAGGCCGTGCCGACGTACAGGACCTCCTCCGACGGGCCGCGGAACAGGTACACGCCGGGCACCGAGGGCAGGTGCGCGGCCAGCGAGCGCTTGCGGCGCTGCTCGGCGGTCACCTCCGGCAGGTAGGCGACCAGCTCCTCCAGCGAGTGCACGCCCACCGAGCCGACCCGTTCCAGCAGGTGGTGCAGCACCTCCACGGTGGCGCGGGCGTCGGTCAGCGCCCGGTGGTTGGGCTGCTCGGCCACGCCGAACAGCGCGGCCAGCGCGGACAGCCGGCAGCTGGGCGCCTCGTCGCGGGTCAGCACCCGCCGGGCCAGGCGCACCGTGCACACCACGGTCGGCCTGCGCCAGGGGTAGCCCAGGCGCTCGCAGGCGGCCTTGATGAAGCCCACGTCGAAGCCCGAGTTGTGCGCCACGAGCACGGCGCCGGCCGCGAACTCCAGGAACGCGGGCAGCACGGTGGCCAGCCGCGGCGCACCGGTCACCATCACCTGGGTGATCCCGGTCAGGGCCGTGACCTGCGGCGGGATGCCCCGCTCCGGGTCCACCAGGGTGGCGAACTCGCCGAGCACCCGCCCGCCGCGCACCTTGACCGCGCCGATCTCGGTGATCGCGTCCTCGCCCGCCCGGCCACCCGTGGTCTCCAGGTCGAACACGACGAACGTGGTCTCGCGCAGCGGGGTGCCCAGTTCGTCGAACGTGAGCTGTTCAGTCATCAACCGGGCACGGTAACCCCACGCACCGACAATCCCGCGCCCGACGGGGTCGGAGCCGCCCCGCGCCCGGTCGGAGAGCACCGGCGGGCGAGCGGGCTACGTCGTGTTACCGGATCGGTGGACGGCAGGGGTGGGCCGTAGCCTGTACGGGTGCAAGACCCGACCGCCCCCCTGGACGAGCTCGACGCCGGCGCGCCGGCCGAGCCCGTCGAGTCCACTGTGGACTGGGGTGCGCTGCCCGAGCCGCTGCGGATGCGGCTGGCCGAGCTGAGCGCCGACGCGCTGGGCGACCTGGCGAAGGTCGACGTGCCGCAGTCGCTGCGGGCCGTGGCCCGGTTCGCGCCCACCAAGCGCGCCCGGCTCGGCAGCGGCGCCCTGGTCGCCGGGCTGAGGTCGTCGACGAACTTCCGCGCGGCCGTGGTGGAGTGGCTGCAGCGCAACCGGCCGGCGGCGCTGGAGGTCACCGCGCCCGACCCGGTCGCGGCGGGCGCCGCGGCGGTGCTCCAGGGCGAGGAGGTGGCCAACCACTTCATCGAGCTGGTCACCCGGCGCGCGGCGGACGCGGCGCTGCGGGCCGAGCGGGACGCCGCCGTGCAGCGCGCCGAGCGCCTGGAGCTGGAGCTGGAGCGGCTGCGGGCGGAGCGGGCCGAGGTCGACGGCGCGGCGGACAAGGTCCGGCAGGCCGCCGAGGTGGAGCTGGAGCGGCTGCGCAAGCGGCTGCGGGAGCAGGGCGTGCGGCTGCGCGAGGCCAAGGACCGGGCCGAGTCGGCGGCGGCCGAGGTGGAGCGGGTGCGCGCGGCGGCCGAGGTCGAGGTGCGCCGGCTGACCGCCGAGCGCGACCGGGAGCGCGAGCGGGCCGAGAACGAGCGGACCAAGGCGCAGCGGGCCGAGGCCGACGCCGAGGTGGCGCGCCAGTCGGCCAAGGAGGCCCGCCAGGCCGACGAGGTGCGGCTGGCGCTGCTGGTGGACACCCTGGACGGCGCGGTGAACGGGCTGCGCCGCGAGCTGGCCCTGGGCGGCGCCGGACCGCGCCCGGCGGACCTCGTGCGCGGCGCCAGCGCGGCGCAGGGCGCGGTCGGCCGGGTGGAGGACCCGGCGGCGCTGGACCGGCTGCTCGCGCTGCCCGCGGTGCACCTCATCGTCGACGGCTACAACGTGACCAAGACGGGCTACCCGGAGCTGTCGCTGTCCGACCAGCGCGACCGCCTGGTGCACCAGCTGGCGGTGCTGGCGGCGCGCACCGGCGCGGAGGTGACGCTGGTGTTCGACGGCGCGGGCGTGGTGGCCGTGCCGACGTCCGGGCCGCGCGGGGTGCGGGTGCTGTTCAGCGACCCGGGCGTGCTGGCCGACGACGTGATCCGGGCGCTGGTGACCGCCGAGCCCGAGGGCCGTCCGGTCGTCGTGGTGACCTCCGACCGGGCGGTCGCGGACTCGGTCAGACGGCGGGGCGCCCACCCGGTGCCCTCCGCGGTGCTGCTGGCCCGACTCGGCCGGGTGTGACACGGATCGTGTTTTTAACACCACCGGGGGTCACACGGCGAGGTCATGGCTGCACCGTTCGAGGTGAAAAACGACCTCACACCGTTTTACACCCCCCGCTAGTGGACGATCGGACTCGCTTTTCGTAACCTAGCCGAGATCTCGCGGCGGGCAGTCGTCCAGCCTGGGCGACGACGCGAGCTCACCGCCGAATCGGCCTGTCGGGGTGCCGAGCCGGAAACGCGAACCTGAGCTGCCGGGCAGTCGCCCGCGCCCGCGCCGGTAGGCGGTCCAGACCTGAAGGAGACACGCGCGACTGTGGCGTCGCAACGACTCAAGCGCGGACTGCGCGGGGCGATGGCGGCCACGGCGGTGGCCGCCGCGGCGGTGGGCGTCATGCCCGTACCGGCCGGAGCCCAGCCGAACACACCCGCGAACGCCTCCGAGGCGCTGAAGAAGTACAACGAGCTGGCCGAGCAGGCGACGAAGCTCAACGAGGAGCTGCTGCGCGCCGAGGAGCAGCGCAACGCCAACCAGGCCGCCCTCGACCAGGCCAACGCCGAGCTCCAGCAGGCCACCCAGGCCGGCGAGCAGGCCAAGGCCGACGAGGAGGACTTCCGGGTCCAGGTCGACAAGCTCACCGAGGCGTCCTTCGAGGGCGCGCGGTTCAGCCAGCTGTCGGCGCTGCTCGTGGCGGAATCGCAGCAGGACTTCCTCAACCGCATGTCCGCGCTGGGCGTGCTGGCCTCCGACAACAGCGAGGCGCTGGGCAGGCTGTCCGGCGCGGTCGACGCCGCCGAGGACGCGCGCCAGAAGGCCGCCGACGCCCAGGGCCGCGCGCAGGCCGCCACCGACGAGGCCATCCGCATCGCCGAGGACGTCAAGAAGCGCCGCGACGACCTCGACCGGCAGAAGGCCGAGGTCAAGCAGCAGCTCGACCGGCTCACCGCGCAGGAGCGCACCAACCTCCAGTCGGTCGGCTCCGTGCCGAACGTGACCGTGCCCGAGGGCGTGGCCGGCGCCGCCCTCCAGTTCGCCCTGAACCAGATCGGCGACATGTACCAGTACGGCGCGACCGGCCCCAACCTGTGGGACTGCTCGGGCCTGACCATGAAGTCGTACGCGGACGCGGGCGTGAGCATCCCGCGCACCAGCCAGGGCCAGGCCGGCGCCGGCCGGCCGGTCAGCCGCGCCGAGGTCCGGGCCGGCGACATCATCGTCTACAACGGCGGCAACCACGTCGGCATGGCGGTGGACAACAACAACGTCGTGCACGCCTCCACCGACGGCGTCCCGGTCAAGGTCGTGCCGATCAACAACCCCGGCACCATCTACGCGATGCGCCGCATCGCGGGCTGACAGACGTGCTCCGGCGGGGTCATCCTGGGTGGGATGGCCCCGCCGACGCGCAACCCCGGCCCATGAGCCGCCACCGCGTGCCGCTGGCCCTGCTGGTCGCCCTGACCTTCCTGGGCGGCCTCACCGCGGCCGTGGCACCCCGGTCGCCCGCGCCCGCGGTCGCCGCCGCTGCCGAGCAGGCCCGGTCCGAGCAGGTCGGGGCGCTGCTCGACCGGCGCGCCCGGGCCCTGCTGGCGCGCGACGAGGCGGCGTTCACCGCCGACCTCGACCCCGGCGCGGACCCGGCGTTCCGGCGGCGGCAGCTCGACCTGTTCCGCAACCTCGCCGCCGTGCCGCTGGCCGAGTGGGGCTACCGCCTGACCGGCGGCCCCGACAGCGCACCGCCCGCGCCGCCCGCCGCCGACGAGGTGTGGGCGCCCGGCGTGCGGCTGTCCTACCGGCTGCGCGGCGTGGACGTCGAGGCGAGCGAGCAGGACGCGGCCTACCTGTTCACCCGGCGCGGCGACCGCTGGTACCTCAACTCCGACACCGCGCTGGAGCCGCTGGGCAGGCGCACCTGGCGCGGGCCGTGGGACTTCGGGCCGTGCCAGGTGCTCACCGGGCCGGGCGGGTTCGTGCTCACCCACCCCGGCGGCGAGCCGCTGGCGCGGCGGGTGCTGGCGGAGCTGGACGGCGCGGTGCGCGCGGTCACCGAGGTGTGGGGCCAGGCGTGGGCGCGGCAGGTGGCCGTGCTGGTCCCGGCCGGCGCCGAGGAGATGGCCGCGCTGGTCGGGCCCGGGTTCGCCACCGGGGCGATCGCGGGCGTCGCGGTGGCCGACCGGGTGGACCCCGCCACGCGCACCGCGCGCGGCCAGCGGGTGGTGCTCAACCCGGCCGCCGCCGGTGCCCTGTCGCCCACCGCGCTGCGGGTGCTGCTGCGGCACGAGATCACGCACGTCGCGGTGCGCGGCGAGACCGTCGACGGCGCGCCGATGTGGCTGCTGGAGGGCTTCGCGGACTACGTCGGCTACCGGGGCGGCGACGTGCCGCCCAAGCGGGCCGCGCCCCTGCTCGCCGCCCGGGTCCGGGAGGGGCTGCCGACCGCGCTGCCCGCCGACGAGGACTTCCGCGGCGCCGACATGGAGCTGGCCTACCAGCAGGCGTGGTCGCTGAACACCTACCTGGCCTCGGTGCTGGGCGAACCCGGCCTGGTGGACCTGTACCGGCGGCTGGCCCGGGTGCGGGCGTCCGAAGTGGACGGGGTGCTGGTCGAGGTGACCGGCGAGGGCACCGCGGCGCTCGTCGCGGGCTGGCGCGAGTACCTGCGCGCGACGTTCCCGTAACGTGGGCCCGTGCGTCGGACCCTGCTGGTGACCAATGACTTCCCGCCCCGGCCCGGTGGCATCCAGGCATACCTGCACGCCCTGGCCGTGCGGCTGCCCGACCTCGTGGTGTACGCGCCGTCGTGGACCTCGCCCGCCGGCTCGCACCCCGAGTTCGACGCGGTGCAGCCGTTCGAGGTGGTCCGGCACCCCGGGACGCTGATGCTGCCCACCCCCGACGTGCTCCGGCGGGCGAAGGACGTCGTGCGCGGCGCCGGCTGCGAGGCCGTGTGGTTCGGCGCGGCGGCCCCGCTGGCGCTGATGGCGCCGTGGCTGCGGGCCGCCGGCGCGGCGCGGGTGGTGGCGTCCACGCACGGGCACGAGGTGGGCTGGTCGATGCTGCCGGGCGCGCGCCAGGCGCTGCGGCGGATCGGGTCCGATGTGGACGTGGTCACGTTCGTCAGCCGGTACACGCGGTCCCGGTTCGCGGCGGCGTTCGGGCCGATGGCGGCGCTGGAGCACCTGCCGTCCGGTGTGGACACCTCGGTCTACCGGCCGGACGCGGGTGCCCGCGCGGAGATCCGCGCCCGGTACGGCCTCGGCGACCGGCCGGTGGTGGTGTGCGTGTCGCGGCTGGTGCCGCGCAAGGGGCAGGACGTGCTGGTGCGGGCGCTGCCCGAGATCCGGCGCCGGGTGCCGGGCGCGGCGCTGCTGGTGGTGGGCGGCGGGCCGTACCGGGGGGCGTTGGAGGAGCTGGCTGCCTCGGTGGGGGTGTCGGAGCACGTCGTGATGACCGGGTCGGTGCCGTGGGAGGAACTGCCCGCGCACTACAACGCGGGTGACGTGTTCGCCATGCCCTGCCGGACGCGGGGGAGGGGGCTGGACGTCGAGGGGCTGGGGATCGTGTACCTGGAGGCGTCGGCGACCGGGCTGCCCGTGGTGGCCGGTCGGTCGGGTGGTGCGCCGGA
This portion of the Saccharothrix syringae genome encodes:
- a CDS encoding C40 family peptidase, translated to MASQRLKRGLRGAMAATAVAAAAVGVMPVPAGAQPNTPANASEALKKYNELAEQATKLNEELLRAEEQRNANQAALDQANAELQQATQAGEQAKADEEDFRVQVDKLTEASFEGARFSQLSALLVAESQQDFLNRMSALGVLASDNSEALGRLSGAVDAAEDARQKAADAQGRAQAATDEAIRIAEDVKKRRDDLDRQKAEVKQQLDRLTAQERTNLQSVGSVPNVTVPEGVAGAALQFALNQIGDMYQYGATGPNLWDCSGLTMKSYADAGVSIPRTSQGQAGAGRPVSRAEVRAGDIIVYNGGNHVGMAVDNNNVVHASTDGVPVKVVPINNPGTIYAMRRIAG
- a CDS encoding glycosyltransferase family 4 protein gives rise to the protein MRRTLLVTNDFPPRPGGIQAYLHALAVRLPDLVVYAPSWTSPAGSHPEFDAVQPFEVVRHPGTLMLPTPDVLRRAKDVVRGAGCEAVWFGAAAPLALMAPWLRAAGAARVVASTHGHEVGWSMLPGARQALRRIGSDVDVVTFVSRYTRSRFAAAFGPMAALEHLPSGVDTSVYRPDAGARAEIRARYGLGDRPVVVCVSRLVPRKGQDVLVRALPEIRRRVPGAALLVVGGGPYRGALEELAASVGVSEHVVMTGSVPWEELPAHYNAGDVFAMPCRTRGRGLDVEGLGIVYLEASATGLPVVAGRSGGAPETVRDGVTGRVVDGREVAEVVDAVAGLLADPGVAAKMGAAGREWVTREWRWEDLADRLVRLIDG